The DNA sequence aatatatataaaaatgcagttTCTAAAGATATAAATACAACTCTTTAAAACAACTCATAAAATTCATGTTGATATTTTTTGTTTGGCTAaacaaaaagtatgtttttttttttaaagaaattttcaCATGATGAATTTaggcaaaaaaattaaaacattattattcttaaaataaaaaataaatagtgcaGGATAGgttttcaaattattaaaatgcagtAACCATAAGAAACCATCATGATATTCAAGACTCAAGACAAATAAtgataattcattattatttaatgactCTGTCATGTATTCAGtgtttataaaaatttaattgatttttactTAATGAGTGCACTTGCATCATTAAATGTTCAGATATTTTCCAGAAACCAATGaagcatttttattaaatgtttttgtctaCAAACATGACTCATGCATTTTTAACCAAATTTGTAAAGTATTTCTCCTTTTCTTCATCTCTGACATCCTTGTGTGTTAATTAGCCCAGGTGTACAGACATCCTAAAATAATATAACCATCAACAACACATTACTTATGCACTAATAGAGCACTGCTGATTGATTACTCAATTGATTAAATACACAActacttaatataatataattcgtAACTCGTGACTCATAGCTGTTCTCACTCACGGCCTACAGTGTGCTATACATGCACACGTTTCCATGGGGACTGTAAAATCATCAGGAATGTGTCGTGACTACAttgcttatatgtgtgtgaaaCACACAACAAGCACCGTACTGATGTGTATtttcactatcacacacacactcatattcaCGCTCCATAATCCTAAGAGGTTGTAACACACTTTCGAAATGAGAAGACAAGCAGTAAGAGTATAAAATATCAACCCAAGTTTATTCAGCTAGCACTTTTATGATGGGCATTCAAGTAAAATTTAAATTCCAGATTTCTAAATGCATTTATAGGCCTATTGTGTATATGGAACTAAAGTAAATGATTTACACACAGCAGAaaggaaactatatatatatatatatatatttctacataacagatttcttcttattatttcaGTGATTGCTAATTTAATATCCAAGAAATTATGGAGAGATGCTAATTTTAAGGTTCAAATTCGAGACATTAAATTACATGATGACATTAATGTGTTTCATAAAAGTGAAGTAGCCAGCAAACTCCTAGTAGACACAGTCCAAGATCAGTCAGCCAATAGGAAATACTGTAGGCTGAAGAGGGAGGGCCATAGTCCCACCCAGGGAACCAGTCATATCCTGTACAGAGAGACATCACAGCGTATTTGAGCAAGATGTATGTTTGAAAGGCATCATACTGGTAAATGTATGCAAAGTGaatataaatatggaaataaataaagtataaaaacattaaattggtATGAAGATATTAAGATACTTTAAATATTAACATCATGTCTGAAAAGTATTCTgtgaaatgtgctatacaaattaaATCGACTTGGCATTGTAGTGATGTACTGTCAAACTTACTTAATATAATGTGAATTTTGTTACATCTAAATGAATTGGTTTTAGTCAAGCCAAATATATgattaaaaggggtcatatgatgcgatttcatgtttttctttgtctttggCTTGTTAAAAGTGTGCAtatagaagatctgtaaagtcacaaagattaaagtctcaaacccaaagagatattctttataaaagtgaacGCTCAGCCACACTTTCCTAAAACGCCTCATTTAAACACTCCTCCATACATCTACGTCAGtgtgtgggaagatttacataacactgcccaaatgtatacgcaaagaaagaaggcataacttttattctcgctgtaaaATTGTTGccaccgccatgttgtggagaagctATATGTTTCGTCGTGAAAGCTAAACTACTTAGTTTGGTCTTACAAAAGAaggcacaactagaaatcagtggttaagttgtatttacaacactgttgcaGAACAGTACAACCCAAATATTCgagtgtgtgcagcgcattttatctGGATTTTATCTGGATATCTGCATTTTAAGGGGCGtaacacgcttgaggtattcggccaatgaCAATGCATTAGATAAccgaccaatcagagcacacatcacttttcagaatgatgagctttgtaaaaaatcaacagaaaggcggggcatagaagagcaataataatgtacagtatgtggaaaatgtgtttttttaaccttaaactaagtaaacattgcattacaccaaatacacaacataatgtttgttggtaacactttattttaggatctcttaactagttgcttataagcatgcatattactagaatattatttatacatttattagtaTTAAGTAAGAAAATatgaatgccttattctacatgaccttattctacatctctaatcctatccaatacctaaacttaacaactaacttactaactattaataagcagcaaattaggaatttattcaAGAAAAAGTTGTTGCTAGTTGTGAATAATTTTTcgctattctaaagtgttatcgtttttttttagcaatgtcatatgacccctttaatatggcttcttaaaactgactatactgtaaaaaaaaaaaaaaaattaaatagataaTTGGACTATGCTTTACAAGATAGTGCAAGTAGTCTTTCTACTTTAAATTTCACATATAATTACATTTGCTACTTGCTGTTTCATTGTATTTAATTGTGAAATctactagcaatttctaagtgaTTTTTTTGGTGtacattatatcattatattacgTAAATGTGTCATTTTAAGAGTAAGATCAGGtagacatacatttttattgaaataatcaaaatataatattaaaaataaaaaataataatattaaaaatagtaaatattctTAATTtcgatatatatacatatatatattaatacatatatatatgctgttcgtatgtatatataaaaacacacatttaaaagagAAAGGTCTGACTTTGAATGCTGTCATTATCACATGTCTTCATGAATATCTGTTTATAGAAGGTGCGAAAAGATAAACCCAAGTTGTTTAATtctgtttctgtgttttattGTGAAAGCTCTTACTACAGACGTTGTCTCGGCAGATCTCTGACCCACAACCGCTGCAGGCCACACCTGCTATACTTGGAGTTACACCATGAACATGTCCCCTGTAAAGGCGCATGTTAcaataacattaataaacatcaccaggttcccgcctccttcttcccgtgattgttacgtttttttattttcttgaaccACCTTTGGAACATTTTGCTGCATTTTTGCAAATATAAAGTCTTAACTTACGTGTCTCCGTAGTTGCACACAAAAATAGTGGATTCTGGGTTAGTGGAGAAGTTTTCGATTCCTTTATTGCACACATTTACAGCACAGCCCAGCTTAAAGCTTGTAGACCACATTAACTGAAACATACAATATGTGCACAAATCCATAAGGTTGATAAACAAAGCTTTCTTTGCTAAACAATATTCACAGCTGAACATACCTGTGCATAGTGGCCACACAAGCGTGAGCAGTTGTTATTTTTGAGTGAGTAAGCTCCTTTTCTGCTCCATCCGTGTATTGCGTTCTCCACTGAGAATGCTGAAAACGGAGCCCCCAGCCAGATGTTCTCACCCATCCACCCGAACAGCGGGTGCCCGAAATGTGCCAGCCCAGGGTGATGAGAGGCTTTACAGTGTCTTGCTCGGTCTCTTGCACCCTTGGCCAATCCATTATCCCAGGACTGtagacaaacacacaaacaataatcCAAATCAATTTGAATTACAAAACATGATATGATatgacttaaaggggtcatatgatgcgatttcatgttttcctttctctttggagtgtttcaagctcttggtgcataatgaagatctgtaaggttgcaaagactaaagtttcaaatccaaagagatattatttataaattctaaattcatgcatttcaggcgcctttatccaaagcaacttacagtgcattcaggctatcagtttttacctaacatgtgttccctgggaattgaacccacaaccttgcgctgctaaagcaatgctcttgagccacaggaacacttataaaagtttagacttgtccacaccctcctaaaatggctcgttctaacacgcccccaaatACCTCACTATGTGTGAAGATTTGCTTAATGCCGCCCAGATTTTCATCCAAAGAAAGAAGGAGTgccttttattctcgttgtagtattgttgttgtcgCCACCAAGTCGtaaagacactgtgtgtttcgttgtgaaagcaaaactactttgtttggccctCCAATAGAGGACGATATCTGCTtcatcatgcctagagctgatctgtgctgttcgctgaggaaatacatcaactttgcactgtggatcaccGGATCGGCTTTTACCATGGACGAAGCGGAGTTTCATTGAGAaagtaaaactatatatatataatatatattatatcaggtttagaatgtgttttatgtttatgtgtagTCGCTCCGGCTGGTCAGGGCATCACATTATGTtaaaggggcataacatttccatcacacgcttgaggtattcagccaatcacaacgcgctcgatagctggccaatcagagcacacctcgcttttcagacagatgagctttgtaaaaatcgactcATCTCAGatggcagggcatagaggagaaacaataatttacagtaggtggaaaataaggtgttttttttaaccttaaacaacatttcattacaccaaatagaccaaataatgttcttttaagcggcatcatatgacccctttaagatacaACTAACAGGGTTGAATGAACAAGTGCCACTAAAACCTACATTTAAGCCCCATTACCGAAAAGGTAAGTACAACGGGCCATTAGAATTAAATCTGTACCTGAATAACCAACTTTGTTTATTCCatgttaaaatatgtatttgaacCAATTCAACTACAATAACTTATATTTACAACATTAAAAAACAGgttattagatttaaaaaaaaaaccacacaattCATATGATCATTGATGGAGAAATATCTGAGAATTTCCTTCCAGAACTCTCTTCAGGCACAATCCCAATCAACAagattctttgttttcttttcattcttcTACTTACAAAATAGGTACAGATCAATACAAACACAATAGGGAGCCTAGTAATATCTTTATTGCCATAGCAACCACAATGATtgttgtacatatttttttttaaaacaaaccaattaCTCTGAGACAAAAACAAATGGCTGTTATTAAAGCGAAATATTACCACGAGCATTTAAAATGTGAAACACTGAGACAATgggtaaacacacacagatgaagaTGAACGTGAGTAAACAACATGCTAACTGCGTGAATGATTATGAACACATAAATACTATCATAAATGATTAATCTAAAGCGAAACACCAAACACCTGCGTCCTGAGCACCTGTCTTACCATTGAGCGCGCGCTGGCCGCAGGTGGAGTGGTGCGCGAGCGCTGCGCGTTATGCGCCAGCACACACCTGCGGATGAACTCCGGTTCCGTTATTTCCGGTAAGAGAGACAGGATGCCGCAGGAGCCGTACAGAAGCACCGATATCCGTAAGAGAAGACCGCCGAGAGAGTCCATAGCAGGAG is a window from the Carassius carassius chromosome 13, fCarCar2.1, whole genome shotgun sequence genome containing:
- the LOC132155728 gene encoding GLIPR1-like protein 1; this translates as MDSLGGLLLRISVLLYGSCGILSLLPEITEPEFIRRCVLAHNAQRSRTTPPAASARSMSWDNGLAKGARDRARHCKASHHPGLAHFGHPLFGWMGENIWLGAPFSAFSVENAIHGWSRKGAYSLKNNNCSRLCGHYAQLMWSTSFKLGCAVNVCNKGIENFSTNPESTIFVCNYGDTGHVHGVTPSIAGVACSGCGSEICRDNVCRYDWFPGWDYGPPSSAYSISYWLTDLGLCLLGVCWLLHFYETH